In Amycolatopsis sp. EV170708-02-1, the following are encoded in one genomic region:
- a CDS encoding DUF5677 domain-containing protein, which translates to MNDSDNTVIADDEATGQRAHEAIAMLTDQFERITEAGEITVNHDTSRLFKALFGWWAKINRSSQLVALAHNNRLGHESGPIVRSIIQHTLVLQWVLDEGDDALDALVEYGEDNTRKLMEDLERAEWPIPPGAEREKPSEPQVPHRLLGMIKNFADLCIAYDARKLYVAYRLLSAQIHPSPQGGMAYVDDTGTLSNYAAKQTWGLLIQTAMCLIQAARTFNPLIEGQPLNDVITRAETRLGTEIGLWTRRQKPSKSTSHRTSSKPNQPSRDV; encoded by the coding sequence GTGAACGACAGCGACAACACCGTCATCGCCGACGACGAGGCAACAGGCCAACGGGCGCACGAAGCGATAGCGATGCTTACCGATCAGTTCGAGAGAATCACCGAAGCCGGTGAGATCACCGTCAACCACGACACAAGCAGGCTGTTCAAGGCGCTCTTCGGTTGGTGGGCGAAGATCAACCGCAGCAGCCAGCTGGTTGCCCTGGCTCACAACAACCGATTGGGACACGAATCCGGGCCGATTGTCCGCTCGATCATCCAGCACACGCTGGTGCTCCAATGGGTTCTCGACGAAGGCGACGACGCCCTGGACGCCTTGGTCGAATACGGGGAGGACAACACGCGCAAGCTCATGGAAGACCTCGAACGAGCGGAATGGCCGATCCCACCGGGCGCGGAGCGGGAGAAACCAAGCGAACCGCAGGTTCCCCATCGACTCCTCGGCATGATCAAAAACTTCGCCGACCTCTGTATTGCCTACGACGCCAGGAAGCTCTACGTCGCCTACCGCCTGCTCTCAGCTCAGATTCATCCCAGCCCGCAGGGCGGGATGGCCTACGTTGACGACACTGGCACGCTCAGCAACTACGCCGCCAAACAGACCTGGGGGCTGTTGATCCAGACGGCCATGTGTCTGATCCAGGCCGCCCGCACCTTCAACCCCCTCATCGAAGGTCAACCCCTCAACGATGTAATCACTCGTGCTGAGACACGTCTTGGCACCGAGATCGGCCTCTGGACTCGGCGGCAAAAGCCGTCCAAGTCGACATCACATCGCACATCGAGCAAACCAAATCAGCCGTCCCGAGACGTCTGA
- a CDS encoding helix-turn-helix domain-containing protein gives MLSAFCDILGCTPADLVTTTAENAGVRKTATYDQPAPPSTAARLRPRPARILGE, from the coding sequence GTGCTGTCGGCGTTCTGCGACATCCTCGGCTGCACCCCGGCCGACCTGGTCACGACCACCGCCGAGAACGCCGGCGTCCGCAAAACCGCCACCTACGACCAGCCAGCACCTCCCTCGACCGCAGCCAGGCTGCGGCCCCGGCCCGCCCGAATCCTCGGCGAATGA